Below is a window of Drosophila miranda strain MSH22 chromosome 3, D.miranda_PacBio2.1, whole genome shotgun sequence DNA.
GAGTTGCGGAATTCGAAACGGGAAGGTCCGCTGGGTTGCTTTGGCACTGGGTTGCCACATTATTCTTTTCGCACAACTGGGTGTTGGCATTGGCCGTCGGCTTGGCAGGCTTTTTTTCAATGCCCCGTTCCTCGCGGTTAccttgtgagagagagagagagagagagagagagagagagaggtagagCTTAGTAAGTCGTTGACCGGTTCGTCAACGTGCTTCGTTTGCGTACTGAAGGAGCTGCGCATGTTGTTCTTTATGTCATCCGTGAAGTTGCCTTCGGCCCTGTGGAAACGGTACAAGCTCTTCACTACACAGTTGAACATTTCCGCGCGTTGGTTGGAGCTCAGATCGGCGATCATGTCCAGTTTGGGGTCCCAGAAGAACTGGAGCTTACCCTTGCCCGGAGTCAGCTTCAGGGCATTGGCCAACTTGCTCATCATCTGAAATGAGCGTTCGGGAAAGGGATCAGATCTGTGGGAGTCAGAGGAGAGTAGAATCAATGGCAAACCTCAATAAAGATCTCATGGAGGGGGCTCTGCCAGTAGCGGGGATCCCGCTTAGTGACCTCCCAGAGGAAGACTGTCTTGATGTAGTAGCTCTTCAGATTGCTCAGGTTCTGCTTCGCGTCGCGGAACTTCTTCAGGAGACGCACGGCATTCTTCAGGTTGGCCTTGTCCTTGAGCAGTTCGTGTTCGGCGGCGTAGAAGGAGGCCCGGAAGGAGTTGTTCTCGGGCTGAGGAGGCTTCAGGGGCTTGGGAATCGCATCCCAGTGCGTGGAGTTGCCAAAGTGCTTCTTCTGATCTCCAGCAAGGACGCTCTGCGCGGCTACCAGCTTGATGCCTGGCACAAAATCCACGGAGTACTTGTAGGGCCCTGTCACGAAGATGGTGTGTGCAGGCCCGCACTTCTTGTACGTCAGCTTGGAGATCGTTTTGTTCACCTCGATCTGGTTGCCAATTTTGTTTAGCGCCTGGATCATCAGGCCCTGCAGCCAGTTCTGCAGCCTGTCCTCCAGGAGCATGTTCTTCCCGTTAACCAACTTTTGGAGCTGCTCGTAGATGGGCCTGTGATGTTCACTATCCCTGATGGCCTCCATTACCTTCGTCATGTCCAGCGTTACGTTCCCTGCGGTGTTCGGGGCAAATCAGTTTATCGTTCGAGGGAGCTTTCTCTCGAAACTCACCTGGCCTACGGGGATCCGGCTTCACAATGATCCCTTTATTCTCGGGGAACTCCAAGTGAATCAGCAAGTCAAACTCGTCCGGCTTCGACACCTTCAGGTTGTCGCCATAGCTTCCTGGAAGGGGGAAAGCGCACCCAGCGATTTAGTAGCTGTGCAAACACAATCATTTGGACGCTATCTAATCAGAAGCTAACAAACTTTTCCTGGAAATTCATGGCGTTTCCTGTTTTATAACAGACCACAAAGAAACCCTCACACTGCCTGGGGAAACTCTTTTCGTACCTGCCCTTGGTTAAACACAAAATAGCCTAATTTATGGGTCGAatttgaaatttatatccACCTAATTCTGTTTTTACACGGTAGATTGGTGATTGGTTCCTTGTATTAAAATTAGGGAacaaatttgaaaacgttggaaaaaaaaatttgCGTTTAAAAAATGTTAGCATTGATGTTCACAATATACTAACACATTTCTATTGCAAAATGTAATCCCCTTAAATTTCCAGTAAGACATAATTAGGTGTACTGTGTTAATTGAGTAATTGTATGAATGTGTGAATGAGTGTGAATTCACAGATACGTTCTTATCAGAGATTCAAAATTTGATTTTAATAGTTCCCAGAGTAGATAGACTCTCGCGGAGAATCGGACACTCGGAAATGCATGTTTTTACACTCAATGCAGACGAGACAGTCGACCCACATGGAATTGCATCTacagcatacatacatacatacatacatatacagtATCGAAAAGTGAACTCTAGTAGTTACCTCCCAAGGTGAATCCCTTGAGCAGCTTGCTCAGCTTCTCGTCGCGCTTCCACAGGGAGTAGAGCTGGTTCCTCAGCTCGTTGTAGTGCGCTGTAAACGTCTTCCGGTCTTTGTCAAAGTTGATTAGTTCGCCGTTCAAATCATTTAAAGTATCTTCCAGGTTCTTTGCCATGACGAATGCACTTCCTCGTCGCCGAGTTCTCTCCGGGCCCCTTTTTTGTGGGATATATGAACTAAACTaatgtatttttttaattttgagttTCGATTTTTACTGTTCTGTGCTTtcctcgtcggcggcgtccgAAAGACTAATTGAAGAGCGAAGCTTTCGGCCTCGAGAACTTCTTTCCTTTTAGTAAAAACTGATCGTGCTTGTGTTGGGAGTCTCAAGTTTCCTGAAAGAGAAAAGAGAGTCTCTCCATAAAATCTGTTGTTTGGAGCGCACTAAGAAAATAAACATTGGGCCGCCTATGGTGTCATCAAGCACTCCCGTTGTGAACTTggtaaacacaaattaatttttgtatGAATACGATGAAACTGCTGATTCGCTGAAAGCCAGAGAGAAGTAGAACAGAAGGATCCGAGGAAGGGGTTAAAATGCAATTTCAAGAATATTTATTGATCGTTTATGTTTAGATTAAGTGGTATTCATATTGGATTTCATTTAGCGCTTTGCATTTGCAGAACCAAGAGAGAACAATTATAATTCATTGATCCATAAACTGTTATGTGTTCCATGTAAGGGTATTtggtatctgtatctgtactACTAGGGAGTTGCAAAGTATGTTACAATAACAATCAAGAGTACGATCGATAGTTTGTACGTTATGTAGGTAGTAATGagatatatataaatatagttTAACAAAGGCGTAGGCCAATAAAGCATAGAGTTCTTTGTAAATCTTAGTTCTCCACTAATGTGTGTTTATTGCAGGAGGAAGGGAAAATGGTCTTGGGCAGGGATCGCTATCGATCCCTATATCGGGTTACTCAGATCTAATTGAAACCACTTGCAGCACTTGCAGCCATATTGTTCTCCCAGTTCTCCCAGTTCTGTTTCCATTCTGTTTGTGTTTTGGCAATTGAAAATTCTCCATAGCATTTTGCAGCTGCCTCTGACTCAGAATAAGGCTGCAgctgttgatgttgttgttgtcgtttgTGTGTTAATGTATATGGTAAGAGTACAGTACATATGTTGCACATATATGCTAAGTAAAAAAGAGTAAAAAGACGCACAGAACCTCGCACAGAGTGGCGCCAAAACTTAGTTTTCTTTAGCTTACTGTtaagtatatgtatatatctgcACGTTATATGGGGGCTAGCTGCCCCGTATCATATTGGTTATATGCTTGCTTTTAGTAGAAAAAACTGGAAGAAAGAAATTGTGGCGTTACACGATCTGATGCATTCATTATTTGTGCGTGTTTGTTCGTTTATAATTGATTTTCCACCAACAAATAGTGAGCTCTGCAATCGATTGCTTGGCGATTAATGCGATAAACAATAAGCGAACTATAAAAGTGAAACAGTGAAGAATGCATGCGTTTAATGCCCATCTTTCAATCTATATTGTATGCAGATGCGAGACATGTTTAACATTGAGAAACGTTTCGTGTTTTGTTATTAAGAGTTTAGGTTTAACTTTGAGACTTTTGCACAGCTTCAATGTATTATACATTCCCATTTATGTTATTAATATTTAGTTGTACGCGGTATTCCCCATACAAATCGAGTTAAAACCTCTTAATACAAATCCAAACAAGTGTAAACGACTGAATCCAAAATAAATGCGAGTTTCGTTAACTAATCTTGAGTGTAAAGGGGGTGTCTATCGACAAACAATCGAAATCGAAAGAAAACTTTATAATCCAGATTAGGTGGTATTATAGGGAGGGGCGGGCAGGGAGAGGGACTGCTGCTACCGTAGAGCGTATAATGAATCAGTCTTTGCGCGTCACAAGTCGTCAATCGAACGGGGAAACGATACGATAAATATATCGAAATCAACTCTAAGCGGGTTCGGTTTGGTTGGGGGAGGGGTGGGGCGTGGTTACTCTGCTGAGGATCCTCGGGCATACAAACCGTACAAAAACTAGCTAGATACAAACACACATATTATAAATATTATCTTCGGTTTCGGTCCGTTtccatttgttttgtttggaTTCACTTTCGTTACGTTACGTTTTGTTGTATACAAAGTagtagatacatatgtatatatattcgaATTACAATTATAATTGTTGTACGAGTACGTAATTAGTGTACAATAAATACGGTAAAACAAGTTAACAAGcattaatttaattattcTTTTCGATTTAGCTTTAGCTTCGAGTCAACGATTAAGGTTTTTAAGGTTTAAATTTAGATGTAGACTTCGATTTAGATTTAAGGTTAAGGCTAAGGTTAAGGTTGCTTTTAGCTTAGCCAAAAATTTAATTACAGAATCAAGAGCGTAGCGTAGtatatccatatccatatctacatatagatatatatcATATATCATATCATATATTTCCATATAGATATTCTTGTATGTATGCCATAAGTGGTTTGTAAATGTTATAGTTTTACTCGTAATTGGTGCGTTGCCCTTCGCTTAGGCTTGGGTTTTCGGTTTTAGGTTTAAGGGTTAAGATTTCAAAAAGTACTTGAAGAGAGTAACGAATAAAAATCGAATTTCTTGGGCTGCGCTTAGCTAGATCCAAACCGTATCAGTATATACTATATGATATATCTATGAGTGTTTTATCGAATACAATACATACAataaaaaatgtataattaGATTTATAATTTCTTTAGAATTGAATTTCAATATAAATGATCTGAAGAGCACAGCGAAGCGCGGCGAGCGGCTTGGCTTGTCTTCTTTCTGTTAATCTGAATACAAAAATACAATATCATAAATATATTcatgtgtatatatatgtatgtttatatgtatatgcaatTGGTAATTAACTGTCTCTCTGGCTAGCAACTGCACCACAAAAACTAAACTATCTTGACATTATCCTAAGGGACATCGATTATGGGACTATGATGCATGCGTGTGCCTGGTCGCGGATACGAATGTGGATCCTCTTTACTTGTTGTGCTGCGCAACCATATTGGGCGACTTGTAGAAGTTGTGCACGAATTCCGAGAGGCTGTATACGGCGCCGGGGCCCTTTCCGGCACTCATGCAGATGAAGTCGCCCAGACAGTGCATATTGGCTGTGGAAGAGAGACAGTGGGTGTCATTGGTTGTACACCGATTCTAGTATAGCATCTCACTGTTTGATAGAATGGGTGGATATGAGGGCGGCGGCTTGATCCAGCTGCCATCCGGCCGTCGCATGTGCCGCCGGTCTGAGGAGAACTCAATGAGATATGTGTCTGCGGGTATGACTCTGAAGAATCTGAAAATATGTATGAAATGTGTTAGAAAATCATGGGGCTCCATGGAGGGAGGGACTGCGCTCACCTGTGATGCTCTGGTCGCAGTGCCAGGTCGGAGCGAAATGTCTCCGTCACGTACTTGTGGAAGTATGTGGGGAAGGGCAGCGTGGTGTCCAGGTCGAACACCAGGCAGCGGTTCGGCGAGGGATTGTGCATGAAGAATACATGGTAGTCCTGTGAAGAAAATAATATGAAATAGTTTCTATATGGCTAGAATTAATGGATAAGAACACTCACCCATATCACAACTTGATCGTCGCCACGTCCGGCCTTCTGGCGCCACAGCGGCACCGTTCGCCCCTCGTTGGACACGAACACAGCATAGCATGTGCCCAGCTCCTCGGGCCGCGTCCGCTTCACCTGCTCGCAGAGTTTCCACACGTTCTCCTCGCTGCAAGTAACAAGTCGCAAGTGGGTTGGGTTATTCACCAATCGACTACTAACATAATGCACTTTCTGAGCCCCAAATCTTTGCACGAAATGCCAACGGTGCCCGCACCAGAGTGGCTTATCAGCAACAGGCCGCCTCTTGGCTTTCGAATTAAAATAATCGATTTAGCTTAGCACGCGGCTGCCTCTGGCCCCAAGTCCCCGTGTGCTCCTTGACTGCCATTTTACTGTTTATGGCTCTTTCAAATAAATTCCAATCAATTTTGCTGCCACACATTGTTGCTCGCATGTTTGTCCTGCATGGCATGACTGAGGACGAGGATGGGAATGAGAACAGCCCACGCGATCCACAAACAAGTGGGCGGCGTCAAGTGCATGCGAAGGAGGTATTAAACTGGGGCTACAGACCTCCACCAGGACAACCAACGGCAGCACTATTCTAGGGATATTCGAAGCCTAGAATACTCTTGCGAATATGTACACTGTATGGCGCTATATGATGCCTATATCGTGCAGAGATGAACCAATTTTTCTATCCTATTATCGCATCCAATTACAATATCTTTTCCAGTGGATAGATAGAACGAATAAGTTATAGTAAAAAAAGTTATAGTAACACTTTTGCAGAGTACAACAGAAACATTCACGAACACACTCAAAGAACTTGGAACAAAAATTGGCCATATCAACAGTTAAAGCCAAAAAAGGGTGTAGGGAGGTGGAAAAGGAACGgatcaggagaggcacaaggTTGGTAAGTGGAACCCACTCAAGTGGCACGGTCAAAAGTCGCGACTGGAAGTGGCTTGTGGCGATATCGTGAGCTGACGTTATTAATGCCCTTCCAGACACTGATTGGGGGGAGGGAATTCGGAGAACGTGAGTTCCTCCGACGCCAGCCCAGTTCGACAGATAACCGAATGGCACATCCCGTTGCCGATGCTAATGGCTGAGTGCCAAAGCCAGGATGCAGTTACCCAACCTTTCGCTCTGCTGCCCCCTCTCCAAACGAACAGACCACACGGTGGGCTGCACATTTCCACAAAACAGATGGCGCCTCAGTGTGTATGCATGTGTGAAGGCGAGAGTGTGAGACAGTGAGAGAGAGTGCGCGTATTCATTCCAAGATTCTCTTCCCCCACTGGAAAGAGGTGATGGAGAGATGGGAATGGCGATGACGTTGACGATGAATCTGAGTGCAAATGTGAGTGCGAGCATTTTGCGAATGTGAATTAATCAATGAACATGTCCTGAAGGGGGTTGCAACAAAGGGGGTCCTTTGAGGATGGGGGGACGATGAGGTCAGAGAACGCTACGACATTTCATCCTTacaaatgtacatatatatgtatgtatatggtGTCTGTGTGGGTACGTGTATGTCAAATGACGTGCGTGTGGTCGGAGACGCACATAAAACTCATATAATTCTTAACACTCCCGCTGCTGCCCGAGGAGTCTACTCCTTGGGGGGGCGCCACCTGCCTGCCAACTTTCCATAACTTTGTCCCTACTAACCCTTCCCTTCCCCTCCGTCTCAGCCAACCACGACCATGTCCTCGTCATCGCCATCGTCTGTGCCGCCATTTTTGCAATTAGCATTTTAAATATTgcaccaacacacacagctTGAATACATGCATgctatatgtatgtgtgtgttcaTACATGAGGATATGTTTAATTTTCGCTTtggtttgttgttgctgtttttgctGGTGCCGCTGGTCGTTTGTTTTATATTCGAAACGCGCCTCTCGCATGTGGCAATAAAAACGAACCGAAAGGTTCAAACCACGCCAtccccaccccctgccccaCATATAGGGGCTCCAACACACACTGTGGCACGCTTTTCTTGTTAGGCAGACATGACCGTTTGACCTAATTTCTGGAGCTGCGCAgcgcggcacggcacggcgcCGCATCACGACTTTGAGGACGGTAAGAGAAAATCCAAAAACAAAGCAAGGGGAAGGGAAGAGCAGAGATGGATGAAAATGAAGAAGCAGGAGAAAAAAGAACGAATTTGAATGAGATGCGAGGCGCATCGACGAGCGAGGAGTCAAGGTGTATTAGATAGAAGGAGCGGCAGTCTGAAAGAACAGCCTTTGAAGAAGACCCACAGAATTCGGCTTATAGAGATATACGGAATAAACACACAAAAGCatggagagagaaagaggaagagagagagagtgacaGGGGAGAAAGCGGAAAGAACAACAGGCGCCCCCGACCCTTGCAAACCACGGCGAATTTCGTTGCCAAAAGAGATAGcgcacaaaaataaaatatacattATTAAAGGAGGCAATTCTCCAAAAGCTAGGACTGGTCAAAATAGAGATAATCATTCACAGAAGAAGAAATCTCagataataaatcaaaatcaCCATCATTCTCTCTATACATATTCTGTTCATCAAAAAAACGCTAACACTGTATTAATATTCTGCCTCGTATTTCGTGGTGAATGATTTTGCCTAATGAAAAAGTTTTGGTATCCCCGAGTCAGCCCAGGCTACCTGCCAGCCTGTACCCATTGTGGGGCAGGATCACGACAAGGGCGAGGACTATGACTATGACTTTGGCTACTCACCAGTAACAGGACACATAGGAGCAATCCGCTATTTTGGGGAACAGAAAGTCTGTGGTCATCTTGATGCGCTTCTGTTTCTGCTAGTAGGACTGGAGTTGGAACTAGACTGCCGTTTGTGGGGTAATCCGAGTTCTGGGTTCCGGATCTGGATTGAGACTAAGTCTGCATCTGTTGATTCTACTTAATTGTCACTGGGAATTTCGGGCGGCTTTATAGGTCACAGCGAGGGATAATCACTTCGTGGACATAGACATGCACCTGGACATGGCCGTTgcgtgtgtatctgtgtatctttAGCTGTATCTATAGCAATATCTATAGCTTCTGCTGGTGGGTGCCGAAGCCGTCTGGCATTGAGTGAACTGCAgaagcaggaggagcaggaggtgaaggctgctctgctctgctgtggTTCTCCTGGGGTCGGCTTCAGCGGCATTCCATGATTGTTCTGATGGTGACTGCTCCGAAAGCAATGGCGACGAGgacgagggtttgcacgacgACAATTGTGAAATTGTTGACAGCACGCTGGGGGACTGGTTGGCGGGGGTTGCGGGATTGGATGAGGAGTTGGGTCTAGGGGAAAACTATGTTTTTATATTTCTGGTTGATTatgttgcttttgctttgctcTGCTTTTCCGCTCTCCTGCTTTTCCAGGATGCtgccacacgcacacacacactgagaCACCGACACGGATACACATACACAACACTCGCTCTCTGTGCACCGTTCTTCACGCTCCACCGCTCTCCTGGGCGACCCGAAGGAACCGATTTATCGATGCGTTTTCTCGTTTCCCGATTCTCTTTCTGCTTTTCCGTTTTTCACTTTTCTTTGAGGTTTAAATTATGTTGATGCTGCCTCTGTTGCTTCCGCTGCTGCTACTGTCACGGAGACGCGCACCTGCCTATAAGCAAGGCCGCTCATCCCTCATCCAActccgctgctgctgaagCCTGGGGCAACAGTAGACTCGGAGACGACACACTTAACCACTAATAGAGTGGAGGATTCGCTGGATGCTGCTCCACCTGCAGAGGTGGCACTGTCACCGGTATTTACTTTTGGAGCAGGACACTTTGGCTGCTTTAACCCCTCTTTTCACGTTCCAAGACACCCGCTGCCTTTTGCGTTTGAGTCTCGTCTCGATTTTCTTCCGTGTTTTACGCGTGCCTGCCGCTAATGTTGTGCTTTGAACATGTTTGAACACATAATTTTCTCCGATTGATAAATAAATCTTCTTTTACAAGATATGCGTATTCTTGTTATTGGACTGTGTCAAAATGTAGGCAGACGCACATGGCACTTTTGCTCATACAACAGTAGCATAAACAAACGAGTATCGTTCTAATTGCTCAATTTCtttattccgtcgaatattaccagctatatagaatatttagccatgcccacataattttacccaattaatgaatcaattttctacttaactgacTAATGtttaatacttgcttttattggattttgcttaaaaaaaggttttagcgaaaaaggtcaaacaaaTGAAACGTAATAAAACGTAAGAGAAAAATCGTTCCAATTGTTCAAATTCTTTATTCCGTTGAGTAATGCTGCCTAACTTAAACCATTAGCTCTGCCCATCTAATTTTAGGCCAATAATGAATAAATTTCCTACCTGATtgactacttttaagtactctcTTTTATTGTATAGTGTATAAAACAAGCtttaaacaaaaaaggtcaacaaaaaaacagtggcAACGTAAGTGAGTATGGAATGCGCCTTAAGTGAGTATGAAATGACACGTCAACCGGAGTTTGGGCGCaggtataccctattttgttgATCTATATGAAGAAACTGTTATTTCAAGCtgttttaaaacgtaattaataAACAAATTATCTCAAATTGTTATGTTTTAGACATATTAATGCATATGATGAGTGTCTTGTAGatatatctcgatcccgaTACCCATTGTTGGTTTCTGTAAGAAGAACACTACCTTCAAAATGTCGTTGAAATACCTTTAAAACAGAAACTGACTAGTTTTGGCCTTTATTGGTGCAttagatgacaaacattttctcaattctataacatccatttcccgAGGGTATGCAAAATGTTGCTCAATCCGCGCCATGTTGGGGAACAATGCTGCTCGATTTCACGGCACATGAGTCTGGCGCATACAAATTGAATGTTGCCAGCAACATAAAACGTAAGAAAACGTAAGTGAGTCTGGAATGCGCCGTAAGTGAGTCTGGAATGTAAGGGACATTGTAATGTTTTTATCGATACCGGTATCGAATCCACCCGCACATATGATAATCGCGCTGCCAATTGGAAAATAGAAAAACATTTAGCCAAAAAACAGCAAAATTAATTTATCGTAGTACAGAAAAcgttttgtttaatttattttccttCATTTCAGATTTGTTTACAAGCTatttaatgatatttttacttaattgcaaaatattGGCAAATGTATGTCGATATTAGGTTCTATCGGATTCCGATTCCTTCATTAAGGGACGCGAGGAAAAGATTTTTAAAAATGGTGAAAAtggtttattttttattaatgttttttattaaatattttttatacTATCAGATTTCAGGATTCTATTTGTGTtcattttatatta
It encodes the following:
- the LOC117188240 gene encoding protein N-terminal glutamine amidohydrolase isoform X1; this encodes MTTDFLFPKIADCSYVSCYCEENVWKLCEQVKRTRPEELGTCYAVFVSNEGRTVPLWRQKAGRGDDQVVIWDYHVFFMHNPSPNRCLVFDLDTTLPFPTYFHKYVTETFRSDLALRPEHHRFFRVIPADTYLIEFSSDRRHMRRPDGSWIKPPPSYPPILSNTNMHCLGDFICMSAGKGPGAVYSLSEFVHNFYKSPNMVAQHNK
- the LOC117188240 gene encoding protein N-terminal glutamine amidohydrolase isoform X2; this encodes MHNPSPNRCLVFDLDTTLPFPTYFHKYVTETFRSDLALRPEHHRFFRVIPADTYLIEFSSDRRHMRRPDGSWIKPPPSYPPILSNTNMHCLGDFICMSAGKGPGAVYSLSEFVHNFYKSPNMVAQHNK